From a single Brassica rapa cultivar Chiifu-401-42 chromosome A01, CAAS_Brap_v3.01, whole genome shotgun sequence genomic region:
- the LOC103831321 gene encoding putative dynamin-related protein 4A, giving the protein MKGSKKRVVSKPSSSRTIVKANPNDNKSVTIEPPIVSSYNDQIRPLLDTVDRLRNLNVMKEGIQLPTIVVVGDQSSGKSSVLESLAGISLPRGQGICTRVPLVMRLQGSTSSKPEIWLEYSDKVVQTDEEHIAEAISAATDVIADFD; this is encoded by the exons ATGAAAGGCAGTAAGAAGCGTGTTGTCTCTAAACCTTCATCTTCTCGTACAATTGTCAAAGCAAATCCAAACGACAACAAATCTGTTACCATAGAACCACCCATTGTGTCTTCTTACAATGACCAGATCAGGCCGTTGCTTGACACAGTGGATCGGCTGAGGAACCTGAATGTGATGAAAGAAGGGATCCAGCTTCCCACCATTGTCGTAGTTGGAGATCAGTCCTCTGGAAAGTCCAGTGTTCTTGAATCATTGGCAGGAATCAGTTTGCCTCGTGGGCAAGGAATCTGCACTAGGGTTCCTCTTGTTATGAGGCTTCAGGGAAGTACTAGCTCTAAACCTGAGATCTGGCTGGAGTATAGTGACAAAGTTGTTCAAACGGATGAAGAACACATTGCTGAAGCTATTTCTGCTGCAACTGACGTGATCGCTG ACTTTGATTaa
- the LOC117127483 gene encoding dynamin-related protein 4C-like, which produces MVDLPGIIRVPVKGQPENIHEQISGMIMKYIKPQESIILNVLSATVDFTTCESIRMSRQVDKTGERTLAVVTKADMAPEGLLQKVTADDVSIGLGYVCVRNRVGEETYEEARDQEELLFKTHPMLSMIDENIVGLPVLAQKLIHIQTTMISRCLPEIVRKINHKMETADLELKKLPMVMTSTGEALMTLMDIIASAKESLLRILIQGDFSEFPDNHGMHGTARLADMLSKFSDDLQAKPKQVREFLMDEIKVLEEYKCVGLPNFIPRSAFMAILSQHVDDIHAKPVEFIKNLWDYIEVVLSSIITKYSENFPQVQPSIKRAGRNLMSKIKEQSVDRVIQIVEMEKLTDYTCSPEYMKSWTEKIDAQKSFVDAVLNVIGTIRLTCARRKAREDWKRMTWRETLRF; this is translated from the coding sequence ATGGTTGATCTTCCTGGGATAATTAGAGTTCCCGTGAAAGGACAGCCAGAGAATATCCATGAGCAGATCTCTGGGATGATAATGAAGTACATCAAGCCTCAAGAGTCCATTATCCTCAACGTACTGTCAGCTACGGTCGACTTCACCACATGTGAATCCATTCGAATGTCCAGACAAGTTGACAAAACCGGTGAACGGACTCTGGCTGTTGTCACAAAGGCAGACATGGCTCCTGAAGGTCTTCTTCAGAAAGTAACAGCAGATGATGTAAGTATTGGACTAGGTTACGTATGTGTCAGGAACCGTGTAGGGGAAGAAACATATGAAGAAGCTAGAGACCAAGAAGAGTTACTTTTCAAGACTCATCCAATGCTCTCAATGATTGATGAAAACATTGTCGGTCTCCCGGTTCTAGCTCAGAAGCTAATACATATTCAAACAACCATGATTTCACGCTGCTTGCCTGAGATTGTACGCAAGATCAACCACAAGATGGAAACCGCTGACCTCGAGCTTAAAAAACTGCCAATGGTAATGACTTCCACTGGTGAAGCACTGATGACACTGATGGATATCATCGCTTCTGCGAAAGAGTCTCTCCTAAGAATCCTTATCCAAGGAGATTTCTCTGAGTTCCCTGATAATCATGGCATGCATGGTACTGCTCGCCTGGCTGATATGTTAAGCAAGTTCTCAGATGATCTACAAGCAAAGCCTAAGCAAGTTAGAGAGTTCTTGATGGATGAGATCAAAGTTCTTGAAGAATACAAATGTGTCGGGCTTCCCAACTTCATTCCGAGATCAGCATTCATGGCTATACTTTCGCAACATGTGGATGACATACATGCAAAGCCGGTCGAGTTCATCAAGAACTTATGGGACTACATCGAAGTTGTTCTCTCATCAATCATCACCAAATACTCTGAAAACTTTCCTCAAGTTCAACCTTCCATCAAACGAGCTGGTCGAAATCTCATGAGCAAGATCAAGGAACAATCAGTGGATAGAGTGATTCAGATTGTTGAGATGGAAAAGCTTACGGACTACACATGTAGCCCTGAGTACATGAAGTCTTGGACGGAGAAGATAGATGCTCAGAAGAGTTTCGTCGATGCGGTTTTGAACGTGATAGGTACCATCAGGCTTACGTGCGCAAGAAGAAAGGCAAGGGAAGATTGGAAGAGGATGACGTGGAGAGAGACGTTGAGATTTTAA